Proteins from a genomic interval of Niabella soli DSM 19437:
- a CDS encoding SusC/RagA family TonB-linked outer membrane protein: MQKCTCHEAGNRPRFRTIVLTMKLSAIFLILALQVSANNYGQKVLNLKEENITLSEIFKKIERKSPYRFYFSNDVVPEKNFTSIQAVNATLDEVMTKLLAGSGLHWRLLQGTQVVIAANVPDAGAGAVKRIITGLVKDSKGLPLQNVSVVIKGTANGVTTSENGRFSINANKGDVLVFSSIGYLAEEVTVGDQETIEVTLQTVDNSLSEVIVVGYGTQKKGDVSAAITQVSGKVLENRPITNLGAGLQGMVPNLQITPQGGAPGQGSNFNIRGFTSLTNGGPLILVDGVVQDPNLVNPADVASVTVLKDGASAAIYGARAAYGVILITTKSGRKEQSPTISLTSSYAINDITVRPKYLNSLAYVNYMDSASINAGSGLYFSQRIRDGVTAYFNDPAHNPYVLYDPAIDKTGYYTYVGNTDWTDALYKSGSILNNGVSLNGGSKNTTYYMSYGNMRQNGFLASYNDYYQRHNISLNVVSDITKWLKLSGKIRYTYSFEDHPSGGTGGNSGLSATSGSLKGDLRPIMPVRHPDGNFAGQGSFTNPFAVGALGGHSQTKKNDLWATAAATLTPIKDLKLDIDYSFNPYSSNTEFTSKLFREYHADGTYNIYPWTNPNLVNLNNNNDYYHALNAYGTYSKHLGSHNLSLMAGYNEEVKLLKFYSAQRTNLIDNNLPVLNQATGTMTVNEQLRSWAVQGYFGRFNYDYDSRYYLSLIGRYDGTSIFAPGHRYVFNPSISGAWRVSNEKFWKNNAALSDLFNEFKLKASYGKAGNQALNPTDFGYFPYISNYATNTAYSYILGSNTTLPVSVAPGSLVNPGFTWENVSQWNIGTEMELLQHRLSLSYDYYTRYTTGMFVTAQAMPAVLGATPPRLNAADLKTKGWEFSANWQDNIGKNASYRVGIVLSNSDAYITKYNNNPTKLINDPYYVGYRLGQIWGLKSNGLFQSEAEAASYPIDQSQLFGGKWHAGDVKYLDLDGDNKITRGKNTADSSGDLRIIGNTTPRYQYGVTGGFSWKGLDLDLFVQGVAKRDWMPDGRYYGIASQWDVPMEAALNYWSYGNPGGFLPRPYIDGAHGNRGGFGYGTDRYMQNAAYLRLKQVTLGYNIVQPWLERARISTVKVYVTGQNVLTITKLSKLYDPENLNLLGYPITKSWAVGLNITFR; encoded by the coding sequence ATGCAAAAATGTACTTGCCATGAAGCGGGCAACCGGCCGCGCTTCAGGACAATTGTATTGACTATGAAGTTATCTGCGATTTTTTTAATTCTTGCTTTACAAGTGTCTGCCAATAATTATGGACAGAAAGTGCTGAATTTGAAGGAAGAGAACATCACGCTCTCCGAGATCTTTAAAAAAATTGAACGAAAATCCCCCTACCGTTTTTATTTCAGCAATGATGTGGTGCCCGAAAAGAATTTTACTTCTATACAGGCGGTAAATGCCACCCTGGATGAGGTGATGACCAAACTGCTGGCAGGCTCCGGCCTGCACTGGCGGCTGTTACAGGGCACCCAGGTGGTTATTGCTGCCAATGTACCTGATGCAGGCGCGGGCGCTGTAAAACGTATTATCACAGGTCTTGTAAAAGATAGTAAAGGGTTGCCGCTGCAAAATGTATCGGTTGTCATAAAAGGCACGGCAAACGGAGTAACCACTTCGGAGAACGGGCGTTTTTCCATTAATGCTAATAAGGGAGATGTGCTGGTGTTTTCAAGCATTGGCTACCTGGCCGAGGAAGTTACAGTGGGCGATCAGGAAACGATAGAAGTAACCTTGCAAACCGTAGACAACAGTTTAAGCGAGGTGATTGTGGTAGGGTATGGTACACAGAAAAAAGGAGATGTTTCTGCAGCTATTACCCAGGTGTCCGGGAAAGTGCTGGAAAACAGGCCGATCACCAATTTAGGCGCCGGCTTGCAGGGGATGGTGCCCAACCTGCAAATCACCCCGCAGGGCGGTGCGCCGGGGCAGGGCTCTAACTTCAATATAAGAGGGTTTACTTCACTTACAAATGGCGGTCCATTGATTTTAGTGGATGGAGTGGTACAGGACCCCAACCTGGTGAATCCCGCTGATGTGGCCAGTGTTACTGTTTTGAAAGATGGTGCCTCGGCGGCCATTTATGGCGCCAGGGCCGCTTACGGAGTTATTTTAATTACTACAAAATCCGGCAGGAAGGAGCAATCACCTACTATCAGCCTTACCAGTTCTTATGCGATCAATGATATTACCGTAAGGCCAAAATACCTGAACTCCCTTGCTTATGTCAATTACATGGATTCCGCCAGTATTAATGCAGGTAGCGGCCTCTATTTTTCCCAACGGATCCGGGACGGCGTAACAGCCTATTTCAATGACCCGGCGCATAATCCTTATGTATTGTATGACCCGGCTATTGATAAAACAGGCTACTATACTTATGTAGGAAATACAGACTGGACAGATGCTTTATACAAAAGCGGCAGCATTCTCAACAATGGTGTTTCGTTGAATGGCGGTTCAAAAAATACGACTTATTATATGTCGTATGGCAATATGCGGCAAAACGGCTTTCTGGCTTCCTACAATGATTATTACCAGCGGCACAATATCAGCCTGAATGTTGTATCAGATATAACCAAATGGCTGAAACTATCCGGCAAAATACGCTACACCTATTCATTTGAGGATCATCCATCCGGTGGTACCGGTGGTAACTCAGGTCTTTCAGCTACCAGCGGCTCACTTAAAGGGGATCTGCGGCCAATAATGCCGGTAAGACATCCCGACGGCAATTTTGCCGGCCAGGGCAGCTTTACCAATCCCTTTGCAGTAGGCGCTTTGGGCGGACATAGCCAAACCAAAAAGAATGATCTGTGGGCAACGGCGGCGGCAACACTTACACCAATAAAAGACCTCAAACTGGATATAGATTATTCATTTAATCCGTATTCATCCAATACCGAATTTACCTCAAAACTGTTCCGGGAATATCATGCGGATGGTACGTATAACATCTATCCCTGGACCAACCCCAACCTGGTGAACCTGAATAATAATAATGACTATTATCATGCACTTAATGCATACGGTACTTATTCAAAGCACCTCGGGTCCCATAACCTTAGTTTAATGGCAGGATATAATGAGGAAGTAAAACTGTTGAAATTCTATTCTGCTCAAAGAACCAACCTCATCGACAATAACCTGCCGGTATTGAACCAGGCTACAGGAACGATGACGGTTAATGAGCAACTGCGCAGCTGGGCGGTGCAGGGTTATTTTGGCAGGTTCAATTATGATTATGACAGCCGGTATTATTTAAGCCTGATCGGCAGGTATGATGGTACCAGCATTTTCGCTCCCGGTCACCGGTATGTGTTCAACCCTTCTATATCGGGCGCATGGCGGGTCAGCAATGAAAAGTTCTGGAAGAACAATGCTGCCCTTTCCGATCTTTTTAATGAATTTAAATTAAAGGCCTCCTACGGAAAGGCGGGTAACCAGGCGCTAAATCCAACGGATTTTGGTTACTTCCCTTATATCTCCAATTATGCCACTAACACCGCGTATTCGTACATATTAGGAAGTAACACTACTTTGCCCGTATCGGTTGCTCCTGGTAGCCTGGTGAACCCTGGCTTTACCTGGGAAAATGTAAGCCAGTGGAATATTGGTACCGAAATGGAGCTGTTGCAGCACCGGTTAAGCCTGTCTTACGATTACTACACCCGGTATACAACGGGGATGTTTGTTACAGCCCAGGCCATGCCTGCTGTATTAGGGGCAACACCGCCCAGGCTTAATGCTGCAGATCTGAAAACCAAAGGCTGGGAATTTTCCGCCAACTGGCAGGATAATATTGGCAAAAATGCCAGCTACCGGGTAGGTATTGTGCTGTCTAATTCTGACGCCTACATTACTAAATATAACAACAACCCCACTAAATTAATAAATGACCCGTATTATGTAGGTTACCGGTTAGGCCAGATCTGGGGATTAAAATCCAATGGATTGTTCCAGTCAGAAGCCGAGGCGGCATCTTATCCAATTGACCAGTCGCAGTTATTCGGTGGCAAATGGCATGCGGGGGATGTAAAATATCTTGATCTGGATGGCGATAATAAAATAACCCGCGGCAAAAACACAGCCGATTCCAGTGGCGATCTGCGTATTATAGGGAATACCACACCCCGCTATCAATATGGGGTTACAGGAGGTTTTTCCTGGAAGGGGCTGGACCTGGATCTTTTTGTACAGGGGGTAGCCAAAAGAGACTGGATGCCGGACGGGCGCTATTATGGTATTGCCAGCCAGTGGGATGTGCCGATGGAAGCGGCGTTGAACTACTGGTCTTATGGAAACCCCGGCGGATTCCTTCCCCGCCCTTATATTGATGGCGCCCATGGAAACCGGGGTGGCTTCGGATACGGCACAGACCGTTATATGCAGAATGCGGCTTACCTGCGTCTGAAACAGGTAACCCTGGGATACAATATTGTACAACCCTGGTTGGAGCGGGCAAGGATCAGTACAGTAAAAGTTTATGTAACGGGTCAGAATGTGCTTACTATTACGAAACTTTCCAAATTGTATGATCCGGAGAATCTTAACCTGCTGGGTTACCCTATTACCAAGTCCTGGGCAGTTGGCCTAAATATCACCTTCAGATAA
- a CDS encoding FecR family protein yields MDKKLENKFYRLFALKLSGEASVEELERLEAILGENPELRFFYDQLVIKKAEEKEDAGLAEQAYAAHFTKLHLQGLFDDEKKLAPVPRPTGFRRKIARYAAAAVILSLAGFLISILKGKQESGSLKNEMATTKKSKSTITLPDGTVVMLNANSRISYNEKFKGDTREVTLSGEAYFDVVHDAAHPFIVHTKAGDIKVLGTAFNVRAFDDGVFETALIRGKVAIYLKQHKEENFVLSPGQKLVTNTEESRSDSIDIIPITTVKDTLVAETSWTKGQLVFGNKPLAEIAVELERTYGITIIFKSDETKQYRYTGVFDIDNSSPDQILEILKLSKPINYQRDKNQITIE; encoded by the coding sequence ATGGACAAAAAACTGGAAAATAAGTTTTACAGGTTGTTTGCCCTGAAATTATCCGGAGAAGCATCTGTCGAAGAATTGGAGCGCCTGGAAGCGATCCTGGGTGAAAATCCGGAGTTGCGCTTTTTTTATGACCAGTTGGTTATTAAAAAGGCAGAAGAAAAAGAGGACGCTGGTTTGGCAGAACAGGCATATGCGGCGCATTTTACGAAACTGCATTTGCAGGGATTGTTTGATGATGAAAAGAAATTAGCTCCTGTTCCCCGGCCTACGGGTTTCAGAAGGAAAATTGCCCGTTATGCCGCAGCGGCAGTGATATTGTCGCTTGCAGGTTTTTTGATCAGTATACTGAAGGGAAAACAGGAGAGTGGCTCATTGAAAAATGAAATGGCAACTACGAAAAAATCAAAATCCACTATTACGTTGCCGGATGGTACAGTGGTAATGTTGAACGCAAACAGCCGGATCAGCTATAATGAAAAATTTAAAGGCGATACGCGCGAAGTAACATTATCGGGGGAGGCCTATTTTGATGTGGTGCATGATGCGGCGCATCCGTTTATTGTACACACAAAAGCGGGTGATATAAAAGTACTGGGTACCGCCTTTAATGTAAGGGCTTTTGACGATGGTGTTTTTGAAACGGCGCTGATACGGGGCAAAGTAGCGATTTACCTAAAGCAGCATAAAGAAGAAAATTTTGTACTGAGCCCGGGGCAGAAACTGGTGACGAATACGGAAGAAAGCCGTAGCGACTCGATCGATATTATTCCGATTACAACCGTTAAAGATACGCTGGTAGCGGAAACCTCCTGGACCAAAGGACAGTTGGTTTTTGGGAACAAACCCCTGGCGGAAATAGCAGTGGAATTGGAACGAACATATGGGATAACGATAATTTTTAAGTCAGACGAAACCAAACAATACAGGTATACAGGGGTATTTGATATTGACAACAGCAGTCCTGATCAGATACTGGAGATCCTAAAACTCTCCAAACCAATTAATTATCAACGCGATAAAAACCAGATCACTATTGAATAA
- a CDS encoding RNA polymerase sigma factor produces MKDKAHLVYLQNRVAYARDQVAYKELFLHFYPMLRKLAVLIIQQEHLAEEIVSDVMTRLWTMETKLAYIDHLKMYLLTATRNTAITYLKKYRREACLPEMMVGDEPVPGNEPDQHLATKELSLLIERAVKTLPHQCQLVFRLIKEEGLSYKEAGSVLELSQNTLETHMRTALKRLKGALDTYLLKKKS; encoded by the coding sequence ATGAAGGATAAGGCACATCTTGTATATCTGCAGAACCGGGTGGCGTATGCCCGTGACCAGGTGGCATACAAAGAATTGTTCCTGCATTTTTATCCAATGCTCCGCAAGCTGGCTGTTCTGATCATTCAACAGGAACATCTGGCCGAAGAGATCGTCTCTGACGTAATGACGCGGCTATGGACAATGGAAACGAAGCTGGCGTATATAGATCATTTGAAAATGTACCTGCTGACTGCCACAAGGAATACAGCGATCACCTATTTGAAAAAGTATCGGCGTGAAGCCTGCCTGCCGGAAATGATGGTTGGTGACGAGCCGGTTCCAGGCAATGAACCGGATCAGCATTTGGCAACCAAGGAACTCTCCCTGCTGATTGAACGGGCTGTAAAAACGTTGCCGCACCAATGTCAGTTGGTTTTCCGGTTAATAAAAGAAGAAGGACTTTCCTATAAGGAAGCCGGGAGTGTACTGGAATTATCGCAAAATACCCTTGAAACACACATGCGCACTGCTTTAAAACGCCTGAAAGGCGCATTGGATACCTATCTTTTGAAAAAAAAATCCTGA
- a CDS encoding 3-keto-disaccharide hydrolase, with product MKKVKLFAALLLLGTSMQLKAQLPALTKKEKKQGWVLLFNGKTFDGWKKASGQPFTAKGWQIDDGVLSVNPADGHGGDIVTDRKFSDFELSVEFKVEKGANSGIKYYLLPNTSLGCEYQIIDDENHPDAKLGIAGNRRLASFYDVIPAPLKKPVKPVGQWNKAVIIAKNNHVEHWLNGVKMLEYDRGSAAFNAGIAKSKFKNEKGFGLVKESPILLQEHGDTVHFRNIKIRPLTK from the coding sequence ATGAAAAAAGTAAAGCTGTTTGCAGCATTATTATTGCTGGGAACTTCAATGCAGTTAAAAGCACAGCTACCGGCGCTGACAAAAAAAGAAAAAAAACAAGGCTGGGTTTTATTGTTCAACGGAAAAACGTTTGATGGCTGGAAAAAAGCCAGCGGGCAGCCGTTCACAGCAAAAGGCTGGCAGATTGATGACGGTGTGCTGAGTGTAAACCCTGCCGATGGCCATGGCGGCGATATCGTTACGGATCGGAAATTTTCCGATTTTGAATTATCTGTTGAATTTAAAGTGGAAAAAGGGGCTAACAGCGGTATTAAATATTATCTGTTGCCGAATACTTCGCTGGGCTGCGAATACCAGATCATTGATGATGAAAATCACCCCGATGCTAAATTGGGAATAGCCGGCAACCGCCGCCTGGCATCCTTTTATGATGTTATCCCGGCCCCGTTGAAAAAACCGGTTAAGCCGGTGGGGCAGTGGAATAAAGCCGTGATCATTGCAAAAAACAATCACGTGGAGCATTGGTTAAACGGAGTAAAAATGCTGGAATACGACCGGGGCAGCGCTGCTTTTAATGCTGGTATTGCCAAAAGTAAATTTAAAAACGAAAAAGGGTTTGGACTGGTAAAGGAATCTCCTATCCTGTTGCAGGAGCACGGGGATACCGTGCATTTCAGGAATATTAAGATCCGGCCATTAACAAAATAA
- a CDS encoding outer membrane beta-barrel protein, with the protein MKKIVLFLIAAFLLGQASFAQVDTSANSIPPPTKTTTETPVKHKKKYDLTKRANDHFLLQLGYTQWLNTPDSIKTGGLPKTINAYFMLDFPFKTTPQLSAAIGLGIGSDNISLDKKQNFVNVKATSARLPFLYDSTRMTIKKTKLATTYLELPVELRFVADPEHSDRSFKFALGVKVGTMIKADTRTRLQEVGTQQFILKESSKYYFNTTRVAGTARIGVGHFTLFGSYQFTKLLKEGVGPDLRPVTVGLSFGGL; encoded by the coding sequence ATGAAGAAAATAGTCTTATTCCTTATCGCCGCTTTCTTGCTAGGCCAGGCGTCCTTTGCACAGGTTGACACATCTGCTAACAGCATTCCCCCGCCAACAAAAACTACAACAGAAACGCCGGTCAAGCATAAAAAGAAATACGATCTTACTAAAAGAGCCAACGATCATTTTCTTTTGCAGTTGGGGTATACCCAATGGTTAAACACGCCGGATAGTATTAAAACCGGAGGCTTACCTAAAACGATCAACGCCTATTTTATGCTGGACTTTCCTTTCAAAACAACGCCCCAGTTAAGTGCGGCGATTGGATTGGGTATCGGATCAGATAATATTTCGCTCGATAAAAAACAGAATTTTGTTAATGTAAAAGCAACCTCTGCACGATTGCCCTTTCTTTATGATTCTACACGGATGACCATAAAAAAGACAAAATTGGCAACTACCTACCTTGAGCTGCCGGTAGAATTACGCTTTGTGGCAGATCCGGAACATAGCGACCGCAGCTTCAAATTTGCGCTGGGTGTAAAGGTGGGAACGATGATCAAAGCGGATACCCGCACCCGTTTGCAGGAAGTAGGAACACAGCAGTTTATTTTAAAAGAATCCAGCAAATATTATTTTAATACTACCCGGGTTGCGGGGACCGCCCGGATCGGGGTGGGGCATTTTACCCTGTTTGGTTCTTATCAATTTACCAAGTTGCTGAAGGAGGGGGTAGGGCCTGATCTGCGCCCTGTAACGGTTGGTTTAAGCTTCGGCGGGCTATAA
- a CDS encoding helix-turn-helix domain-containing protein, producing the protein MLIGLFAYLATFIFVTKEEAQILKDFGKRLRGIRLKRKFTQEKLAFTMEMEISQISRIERGVINTSLLNIIKIAETLHISPCELFEG; encoded by the coding sequence ATGCTCATAGGTTTATTTGCCTATTTAGCGACTTTTATTTTTGTGACCAAAGAAGAGGCACAAATATTAAAAGATTTCGGTAAACGACTGAGGGGCATTCGTTTAAAGAGAAAGTTTACCCAGGAAAAATTGGCCTTTACGATGGAGATGGAAATTTCGCAAATAAGCAGAATAGAACGAGGTGTGATAAATACATCGCTTCTCAATATTATTAAAATAGCCGAAACGCTTCATATTTCACCCTGTGAATTATTTGAAGGCTAA
- a CDS encoding pirin family protein, translated as MQTQLFPASERGKKDIGWLKSNFVFSFSNHYHPMRSAFGTLFAFNDDYVQPGKGFGIHPHVNMEIISVLLKGNMNHIDTLGYSTKFEAGGVQIMSAGSGLRHEEYNIGANDVNFLQIWIYPKLQNITPRYQFRNFPKEERKNKLVTIVSHEEGFGHCWINQNSKLSLGYFDKNETINYTFPPENMCLFIFVITGNVIINDIAVPERDAIGIWDTDRIMITCNTESEFLIIETPVNQK; from the coding sequence ATGCAAACACAACTCTTTCCTGCATCTGAGCGTGGTAAAAAAGATATCGGCTGGCTGAAAAGCAATTTTGTTTTCAGCTTCAGCAACCATTATCATCCCATGCGAAGCGCATTTGGTACTTTGTTTGCCTTTAACGATGACTATGTGCAGCCGGGGAAAGGTTTTGGGATTCACCCCCATGTGAATATGGAAATCATTTCCGTATTGCTGAAAGGCAACATGAATCATATTGACACCCTGGGGTACAGTACTAAATTTGAAGCGGGCGGCGTGCAGATCATGAGCGCCGGCAGCGGTCTGCGACACGAGGAATATAATATTGGAGCAAACGATGTGAATTTTTTGCAGATCTGGATCTACCCCAAGCTACAGAACATTACTCCCCGCTACCAGTTCCGTAATTTTCCAAAAGAGGAACGCAAAAACAAACTGGTCACCATCGTTTCGCATGAAGAAGGTTTCGGCCATTGCTGGATCAACCAGAATTCAAAATTATCACTGGGCTATTTTGATAAAAACGAAACAATCAACTATACCTTCCCCCCGGAAAATATGTGTCTTTTTATTTTCGTGATTACGGGAAACGTTATCATCAATGACATTGCTGTTCCCGAGCGGGACGCGATTGGCATCTGGGATACCGACCGGATTATGATTACCTGTAATACGGAAAGCGAATTTTTAATAATTGAAACGCCGGTTAATCAGAAATAA
- a CDS encoding DMT family transporter, with protein sequence MHWILLIIAGLFEAGFATCLGMANQTKGQTSLLWFAGFIVALIISMVLLYLATQKLPIGTAYAVWTGIGAVTTVIVGIVVFKEPATFWRLFFIVTLIASIIGLKYVSPA encoded by the coding sequence ATGCATTGGATCTTATTAATCATAGCCGGGCTATTTGAAGCGGGTTTTGCAACCTGCCTGGGCATGGCCAATCAAACCAAAGGGCAAACTTCTCTTTTATGGTTTGCAGGTTTTATTGTTGCGCTGATCATAAGTATGGTGCTCCTGTACCTTGCCACGCAAAAGCTGCCTATAGGCACTGCTTATGCCGTGTGGACGGGCATTGGCGCCGTTACAACCGTAATTGTAGGAATTGTCGTATTTAAAGAACCGGCCACTTTTTGGCGCCTGTTCTTCATTGTTACACTTATCGCAAGTATTATAGGGTTGAAGTACGTTTCGCCCGCTTAA
- a CDS encoding YegP family protein: protein MGKFVITTRKNGEFQFKLNAANGQTILASEGYTTRAACDNGIESVKKNASDDKHYERKTSSNNKPFFNLKAGNGQVIGTSELYESEAARENGIESVKKNAPEAAVADETQA from the coding sequence ATGGGCAAATTTGTAATTACCACAAGAAAAAACGGGGAATTCCAGTTTAAACTGAATGCTGCAAACGGACAAACCATTCTTGCCAGCGAAGGGTACACAACACGCGCCGCCTGCGATAACGGCATTGAATCCGTTAAGAAAAATGCATCGGATGACAAGCATTATGAACGCAAAACATCTTCTAACAACAAACCCTTTTTTAACCTGAAAGCCGGTAACGGGCAGGTGATCGGGACGAGTGAATTGTATGAATCAGAAGCAGCGAGGGAAAATGGTATTGAATCAGTAAAAAAGAATGCGCCCGAAGCAGCGGTCGCTGATGAAACACAGGCGTAG
- a CDS encoding LytR/AlgR family response regulator transcription factor, whose amino-acid sequence MSKVVIIDDEFLARSMVKEYLQKFPQLELAAECGDGFEGIKAIQEHKPDLIFLDIQMPKISGFEMLELIEEPPAVIFATAFDEYAIKAFEAHAVDYLLKPFDQERFDKAVNKFLVQQKGNQTNTQELLNDVQLPNSNSRIVVKNGSKIKIIPVHEVLYLEAADDFVKIFTKDGYYLKNKTMSFFENFLSQDLFVRCHRSYIVNVQEITRIDPYEKDGHVAILKNGTKINVSRNGYGKLKAVLGL is encoded by the coding sequence ATGAGCAAAGTAGTAATAATTGACGATGAGTTCCTGGCAAGAAGTATGGTGAAGGAATACCTGCAGAAATTTCCTCAACTGGAGCTGGCAGCCGAGTGCGGCGATGGATTTGAAGGGATAAAAGCGATCCAGGAGCATAAGCCTGACCTCATTTTCCTGGATATTCAGATGCCAAAAATAAGCGGCTTTGAAATGCTGGAGCTGATTGAAGAGCCTCCTGCAGTGATTTTTGCTACTGCGTTTGATGAATATGCTATTAAAGCTTTTGAGGCGCATGCTGTTGATTATTTATTAAAACCGTTTGACCAGGAGCGTTTTGATAAAGCGGTGAATAAGTTCCTGGTACAGCAAAAAGGTAATCAAACCAATACACAGGAATTGCTGAATGATGTGCAGTTGCCCAACTCTAACAGTCGTATTGTTGTAAAAAATGGAAGTAAAATAAAGATCATCCCGGTGCACGAAGTGCTGTACCTGGAGGCGGCTGACGATTTTGTAAAGATCTTTACCAAAGACGGGTATTATCTGAAAAATAAAACCATGTCCTTTTTTGAAAACTTCCTTTCGCAGGATCTTTTTGTGCGATGCCATAGGTCCTATATTGTTAATGTACAGGAAATTACGCGCATTGACCCCTATGAAAAAGATGGGCATGTGGCCATACTTAAAAACGGCACCAAGATCAACGTAAGCCGTAATGGTTACGGTAAGCTGAAAGCCGTGCTGGGACTGTGA
- a CDS encoding sensor histidine kinase produces the protein MPASPLATKKFLFSLILGWITLMLVQGFFLSSYFHFPLKIVVSDSLLSNSLLLLASLLILNMTRYYLPSTYQYTNVIGSCLVITGLWLFVSNSLLKLFLGDNEAYASFLNTSLVVRAGIAFLVLTIVTIAAILWYNWVEKQKVEQRRTDADRLSRDAELFKLRQQLQPHFLFNSLNSINALIGLNPQQARKMVQQLSDFLRGTLKKEESQLISLTEEINYLNLYLEIEKVRFGNRLMTAIIVGDDTKEMKLPTLLLQPIVENAIKFGLYDTIGETLIKMECMVDQGDLCILVSNPFDPETSLPKTGTGFGLTSIRRRLYLLYGRNDLLTTKTKENIFFTIVKIPQQHEQSSNN, from the coding sequence GTGCCAGCATCACCGTTAGCTACAAAAAAATTTTTATTCTCTCTTATTCTGGGGTGGATAACCCTAATGCTGGTGCAGGGTTTTTTTCTTTCATCTTATTTCCACTTTCCACTGAAAATAGTGGTGAGCGACAGCCTGCTGAGCAATTCACTGTTATTGCTGGCAAGCCTGTTAATATTAAATATGACCCGCTATTACCTGCCGTCCACCTATCAGTACACCAACGTGATCGGCTCCTGTTTGGTAATAACCGGTTTGTGGCTGTTTGTCAGCAATTCATTGTTAAAACTCTTTTTAGGCGACAACGAAGCCTACGCCTCTTTCCTCAATACCTCACTGGTGGTTCGGGCGGGCATTGCTTTCCTGGTTTTAACGATCGTTACCATTGCTGCAATTTTGTGGTATAACTGGGTAGAAAAACAAAAAGTAGAACAACGGAGAACGGATGCCGACCGCTTATCCCGCGACGCGGAACTGTTTAAACTGCGGCAGCAATTGCAGCCGCATTTTTTGTTTAACAGTCTGAACTCCATTAATGCCCTGATTGGCCTGAACCCCCAACAGGCGCGGAAGATGGTACAGCAGCTATCTGACTTCTTAAGAGGTACGCTGAAAAAGGAAGAATCACAACTGATTTCGCTAACAGAAGAAATTAACTACCTGAACCTTTATCTGGAAATAGAAAAAGTGCGGTTTGGCAACCGGCTGATGACGGCTATTATTGTGGGCGATGATACAAAGGAAATGAAATTACCTACCCTGCTTTTGCAGCCGATAGTGGAAAATGCGATTAAATTTGGATTATACGATACCATCGGCGAAACACTTATAAAAATGGAATGTATGGTGGATCAGGGCGATCTTTGTATTTTGGTAAGTAACCCGTTTGACCCGGAAACCTCGCTGCCTAAAACAGGAACGGGCTTTGGGCTTACCTCTATAAGACGGCGCCTGTATCTTTTATATGGCAGGAACGACCTCCTGACGACAAAAACAAAAGAGAATATTTTTTTTACAATAGTTAAAATACCGCAACAGCATGAGCAAAGTAGTAATAATTGA